The Silvanigrella paludirubra genome includes a window with the following:
- the tsf gene encoding translation elongation factor Ts, with the protein MATVTAQMVKELREMTLAGMSDCKKALDAAEGDMDKAVVILREKGLASAAKKASRAASEGVVSTVVDNNNLGFVFEVNCETDFVTKNDGFQAFVSNLHNIISSAKPADLDALLATNYDASGNVKDAATALVAQIGENITVRRFARVGSGKNFVTSYVHGGGKIGVVVELAGSGIEAHLNNQGLIELGKDVALQAAAMKPQFLNEQEIPAETIKQEEEIIRNKFLQQGKPEAALAKIVPSSIKTWFKEICLVDQLFVKDDSKSVAAYVSEVGKKLGINDLKVTSFIRLELGQGVEKKAEDFAAEVAATVAAAAKG; encoded by the coding sequence ATGGCTACAGTTACCGCTCAAATGGTTAAAGAACTTCGCGAAATGACACTTGCTGGTATGTCCGATTGCAAAAAAGCGCTAGATGCAGCTGAAGGTGATATGGACAAAGCAGTTGTAATTCTTCGTGAAAAAGGCTTAGCAAGCGCTGCTAAAAAAGCATCAAGAGCTGCTAGCGAAGGTGTTGTTTCTACTGTTGTAGACAACAATAATCTCGGTTTTGTTTTTGAAGTAAATTGTGAAACAGACTTTGTTACTAAAAATGATGGCTTCCAAGCTTTTGTAAGCAATCTACATAATATTATTAGCTCTGCAAAACCTGCAGACTTAGACGCTCTTTTAGCAACAAATTATGATGCTTCTGGAAACGTTAAAGATGCAGCTACAGCACTTGTTGCACAAATTGGCGAAAACATCACTGTACGCCGTTTTGCACGTGTTGGTTCTGGCAAAAACTTTGTTACTTCCTACGTTCACGGCGGTGGTAAAATTGGTGTTGTTGTAGAACTTGCTGGTTCTGGAATTGAAGCTCACTTAAATAACCAAGGTTTAATTGAACTTGGTAAAGACGTAGCTCTTCAAGCAGCAGCGATGAAACCACAATTTTTAAATGAACAAGAAATTCCTGCTGAAACTATCAAACAAGAAGAAGAAATTATTCGTAATAAATTTCTTCAACAAGGCAAGCCAGAAGCTGCTCTTGCTAAAATTGTTCCAAGCAGCATTAAAACTTGGTTCAAAGAAATTTGTTTAGTTGATCAACTTTTTGTAAAAGATGACAGCAAATCTGTTGCTGCTTATGTTTCAGAAGTTGGTAAAAAACTAGGAATTAACGACCTTAAAGTAACTTCATTTATCCGTCTTGAACTCGGTCAAGGTGTTGAGAAAAAAGCAGAAGATTTTGCTGCTGAAGTTGCAGCTACTGTTGCAGCTGCTGCAAAAGGTTAA
- a CDS encoding adenosine deaminase, with amino-acid sequence MLEELRKIPKAELHIHIEGSLEPELLFSIAERNKIELPYKSIDEVRQLYQFHNLQSFLDIYYQATNVLKLKKDFYELTYSYLERVHRDGVCHVEIFFDPQSHTSRGVLFSDVIEGIHEALEQGKKDFNISYFIIMSFLRHLSEEDALEILEQSLPYKHLIKAVGLDSSEQGNPPSKFKTVFSKCKDLGFLTVAHAGEEGPPEYIWEALNLLNVSRIDHGVRSIEDKKLIEQIIENKIPLTVCPLSNIKLKVYEDLKQHHIKELFDLGVRVTINSDDPAYFGGYILENYIQCKNSLGFTFKDLCKISKYSIEASFLSQVEKDRLLTEIDEVESSYLI; translated from the coding sequence ATGCTTGAAGAGTTAAGAAAAATACCAAAAGCAGAATTGCACATTCATATTGAAGGCTCTTTAGAGCCCGAACTTTTATTCTCAATAGCAGAAAGAAATAAGATTGAATTACCTTATAAAAGTATTGATGAAGTAAGACAACTCTATCAATTTCATAATTTACAGTCATTTTTAGATATTTATTATCAAGCTACTAATGTTTTAAAATTAAAAAAAGATTTTTATGAACTTACGTATTCATATTTGGAAAGAGTACATAGAGACGGAGTTTGTCATGTGGAAATCTTTTTTGATCCACAATCTCATACTTCGCGAGGGGTTTTATTTTCTGATGTTATTGAAGGAATTCATGAAGCTCTTGAGCAAGGAAAAAAAGATTTTAATATAAGCTATTTTATTATTATGTCCTTTTTAAGGCATTTATCCGAAGAAGATGCTTTAGAAATTTTAGAGCAGTCATTACCATATAAACATTTGATAAAAGCAGTTGGTTTAGATTCTTCTGAGCAAGGAAATCCTCCAAGTAAATTTAAAACTGTATTTTCTAAATGTAAAGATCTTGGCTTTTTAACAGTTGCGCACGCAGGAGAAGAAGGACCACCGGAATATATTTGGGAAGCTTTAAATTTATTAAATGTATCTAGAATTGATCATGGTGTAAGAAGTATAGAAGATAAAAAATTAATTGAACAGATAATTGAAAATAAAATTCCACTTACCGTTTGTCCACTTTCAAATATAAAACTAAAAGTTTATGAGGATTTAAAACAACATCATATAAAAGAATTATTTGATCTAGGTGTTCGAGTTACTATCAATTCAGATGATCCCGCTTATTTTGGGGGCTATATATTAGAAAACTACATTCAATGTAAAAATAGTTTAGGTTTTACTTTTAAAGATCTCTGTAAAATTTCAAAATATTCAATCGAAGCCTCTTTTTTATCTCAGGTTGAAAAAGATCGCCTTTTAACCGAAATTGATGAAGTTGAATCAAGTTATTTAATTTAA
- the thrS gene encoding threonine--tRNA ligase — translation MSLIQIFLPDGSSRSLPSTSNVLDVAKSISPGLAKSSIAGKVNGNSVDLDYSLKDGDKVEILTDRSAEGLEVIRHSTVHVMAMAIQELFPGTQITIGPVVENQFYYDIYPKDGVKIGTNDFPQIEKKMQEIIAANIPFVKRVVSKEEAIQHFEKLGEKFKVEIVKELPTEGDIKIYAISHWDDLCRGPHVSSTGKLGAFKLMSVAGAYWRANKDNEQLVRIYGTAWANKKDLDAYINMLEEAKKRDHVLLGRQLNLFTLMSDIAPGAAFFFPNGAKIFTLLQNYIRVKWAKFGFQEIQSPQVMNVNLWKVSGHYEKYRDDMYIFKDDHDDEFGIKPMSCPGHVRMFMVGQKSYRDLPLRYGEFGVVHRNELSGTLHGLTRVRRITQDDGHIFCMLSQVQSEIISALKFVQEAYADLGFNEVVYMLSTRPENRIGAEEVWDVAENALEESLKISGVNYQINVGDGAFYGPKIDFKVKDAIGRMHQCATIQLDFQMPARFGISYQAANNTQETPVMVHRAVLGSVERFMGIFIEHCAGHFPIGLSPVQCRVVTVTEAQEDYARKVTEFLKSNGIRVETDYSNDKLGAKIRDAQLLKIPYMLVIGDKEVQTNTLTARYRDGKNLAPMSPEDFLSFVKSESGVFWGLDTNQK, via the coding sequence GTGAGTTTAATTCAAATATTTTTGCCTGATGGATCTTCTCGTTCTCTCCCTTCAACTTCTAATGTACTAGATGTTGCAAAAAGCATAAGTCCTGGACTTGCTAAAAGTTCCATTGCGGGGAAAGTGAATGGCAATTCAGTTGACCTAGATTACTCCCTCAAAGACGGGGACAAGGTTGAAATTTTAACGGATCGCTCTGCAGAAGGTCTTGAGGTTATCAGGCACTCTACAGTTCACGTTATGGCTATGGCAATTCAAGAACTTTTTCCAGGCACTCAAATTACAATTGGGCCTGTTGTAGAAAATCAATTTTATTATGATATTTACCCTAAAGATGGTGTAAAAATAGGAACAAATGATTTTCCTCAAATTGAGAAAAAAATGCAGGAAATTATTGCTGCAAATATTCCATTTGTGAAAAGAGTTGTTTCTAAAGAAGAAGCTATCCAGCATTTTGAAAAACTAGGTGAAAAGTTTAAAGTTGAAATTGTAAAAGAATTGCCAACAGAAGGCGATATAAAAATATATGCGATAAGTCATTGGGATGATCTTTGTCGTGGTCCTCATGTTTCTTCCACAGGAAAATTAGGTGCCTTTAAATTAATGAGTGTGGCTGGTGCTTACTGGCGTGCGAATAAAGACAACGAACAGCTTGTTCGTATTTATGGTACCGCTTGGGCGAATAAAAAAGATCTCGATGCTTATATAAATATGCTAGAAGAAGCAAAAAAACGTGATCATGTTTTACTTGGGCGCCAATTAAATTTATTTACATTAATGAGTGATATTGCACCTGGTGCCGCTTTTTTCTTTCCAAATGGGGCGAAAATATTTACTCTTTTACAAAATTATATTCGCGTAAAATGGGCAAAATTTGGATTTCAAGAAATTCAAAGTCCACAAGTTATGAATGTTAATTTATGGAAAGTAAGTGGTCATTACGAAAAATATCGTGATGATATGTATATTTTTAAAGATGATCATGATGATGAATTTGGAATTAAGCCAATGAGTTGTCCAGGTCATGTGCGTATGTTTATGGTTGGTCAAAAATCTTATCGTGATTTGCCGTTACGTTATGGTGAGTTTGGTGTTGTGCATCGTAACGAATTAAGTGGTACTTTACATGGTTTGACAAGAGTTCGTCGTATTACTCAGGACGATGGTCACATTTTTTGTATGTTAAGCCAGGTACAATCTGAAATTATTTCTGCATTAAAATTTGTTCAAGAAGCTTATGCTGATCTTGGTTTTAATGAAGTTGTTTATATGCTTTCTACTCGTCCCGAAAACCGAATTGGTGCAGAAGAAGTTTGGGATGTTGCAGAAAATGCTCTGGAAGAATCTTTAAAAATTTCTGGAGTAAATTATCAAATTAATGTTGGTGATGGTGCATTTTATGGTCCTAAAATCGACTTTAAAGTGAAAGACGCAATTGGGCGAATGCATCAATGCGCAACAATTCAATTAGATTTCCAAATGCCTGCTCGTTTTGGAATTTCCTATCAAGCGGCAAATAATACACAAGAAACACCAGTAATGGTGCATCGTGCGGTATTAGGTTCGGTTGAACGATTTATGGGTATCTTTATTGAGCACTGTGCAGGACATTTCCCTATTGGTTTATCTCCAGTTCAATGTCGTGTTGTTACAGTAACAGAAGCGCAAGAAGATTATGCTCGTAAAGTAACTGAATTTTTAAAATCAAATGGGATTCGTGTAGAAACAGATTATAGTAACGATAAATTAGGTGCAAAAATAAGAGATGCTCAGTTGCTTAAAATACCTTATATGTTAGTAATCGGTGATAAAGAGGTTCAAACGAATACTCTCACCGCTCGCTATCGTGATGGTAAAAATTTAGCTCCTATGTCTCCTGAAGATTTTCTATCTTTTGTTAAGTCGGAAAGTGGCGTCTTTTGGGGCTTAGATACAAATCAGAAATAA
- a CDS encoding C1 family peptidase, with product MSNYLISKVTLSVLGLLSVSAFADSNKSEYYSVEGSHSASFPLKNKSLETNSFDIESLTGIKTIQLMTITTSESFKEKNRAAIHEMTANGGEIDYRNGITPFTNSATSVDLGMGNVPVLDQGAHGTCVTFAATAALDAKIKQGDYIDQQCSLALNKFLGNNYWNGAYTAVQILEPLKKYGIIPKNQCFGSKYANTSQKVSPTQYMTKSDKSYAGQISYHYTEKASADVVKATLKAGYRVAIGTALADTSDPISVNGFDVKIKGTSGSYDGGLWACKQPGNSTNYCADQNAGHEVVIIGYDDKQQLFKIRNSWGTYAGEKGNYYMSYAFFNAMVMDHTELK from the coding sequence ATGAGTAATTACTTGATCAGTAAGGTTACGTTATCTGTCTTAGGATTGTTATCTGTTTCAGCATTTGCTGATTCAAACAAGTCTGAATATTATAGTGTTGAAGGATCGCATTCAGCAAGCTTTCCATTAAAAAATAAAAGTTTAGAAACTAATAGTTTTGATATTGAAAGTTTAACAGGTATCAAAACTATTCAATTAATGACAATCACAACAAGTGAATCTTTTAAAGAAAAAAATAGAGCCGCAATTCATGAAATGACCGCTAATGGTGGTGAAATAGACTACAGAAACGGAATAACTCCTTTCACAAACTCGGCAACTTCAGTTGATCTTGGTATGGGGAATGTTCCAGTATTGGACCAAGGAGCTCATGGAACATGTGTTACTTTTGCAGCGACGGCAGCTCTAGACGCAAAAATTAAACAAGGTGATTACATAGACCAACAATGTAGCCTCGCTTTAAATAAATTTTTAGGAAACAACTATTGGAATGGCGCTTATACTGCTGTTCAAATATTAGAACCACTCAAAAAATATGGCATCATTCCAAAAAATCAATGTTTTGGTAGTAAATATGCAAACACATCACAAAAAGTTAGTCCAACACAATATATGACTAAAAGTGATAAAAGTTACGCAGGACAAATTTCATATCATTATACAGAAAAAGCAAGTGCTGATGTAGTTAAAGCAACTCTAAAAGCTGGTTATAGAGTCGCTATAGGAACAGCTCTTGCAGACACATCTGATCCCATTTCAGTAAATGGATTTGATGTTAAAATTAAAGGAACATCAGGTAGCTATGATGGCGGTCTTTGGGCATGTAAACAACCTGGAAATTCCACTAATTATTGTGCTGACCAAAATGCAGGACATGAAGTGGTTATAATTGGTTATGATGATAAACAACAACTCTTTAAAATTAGAAACTCTTGGGGCACTTACGCTGGCGAAAAAGGAAATTATTATATGTCATATGCCTTTTTTAATGCAATGGTTATGGATCACACTGAATTAAAATAA
- the rpsB gene encoding 30S ribosomal protein S2, protein MSIEVQMRDLLDAGVHFGHQVRRWNPKMRPFIYGERNGIHIIDLQKTQKLFKDALSFVEQTVTEGGHILFVATKKQAQEIIVEEAERAGMFHIHHRWLGGMMTNWQTVRSSITKLKRIEKMASDGTYESITKREVALKERLRIKLERSLGGIKNMPGLPSAIFVIDAKKEFTAIAEANRLGIPVIAVTDTNSDPNGVDYIIPGNDDSLKAIKLYASLISDAALSGKQRRRSESGKEDSSFSSDSGRSQVKVKRLKSRDEDEAN, encoded by the coding sequence ATGTCTATTGAAGTTCAAATGCGCGACCTCCTTGATGCGGGCGTCCACTTTGGTCACCAAGTTCGTCGTTGGAACCCTAAAATGCGTCCGTTTATTTACGGTGAGCGCAACGGTATCCATATTATCGACCTCCAAAAAACTCAAAAATTATTTAAAGATGCTCTATCTTTCGTTGAACAAACTGTTACTGAAGGCGGACATATCCTTTTTGTTGCTACAAAAAAACAAGCTCAAGAAATCATCGTTGAAGAAGCGGAAAGAGCTGGAATGTTCCATATTCACCACCGTTGGCTTGGCGGTATGATGACGAACTGGCAAACAGTTCGTTCTAGTATTACTAAACTAAAACGTATTGAAAAAATGGCTAGCGATGGCACTTACGAAAGCATCACAAAACGTGAAGTAGCTCTTAAAGAGCGTCTTCGCATTAAGTTAGAGCGCTCTCTAGGCGGAATCAAAAATATGCCAGGACTTCCTTCTGCGATTTTTGTTATTGATGCGAAAAAAGAATTCACAGCAATTGCAGAAGCTAACCGCCTAGGAATTCCAGTTATTGCTGTTACAGATACAAATAGTGATCCAAACGGCGTTGACTACATTATTCCTGGTAATGACGACAGCCTTAAAGCAATTAAACTTTATGCGAGCTTAATTTCAGACGCAGCTCTTTCCGGCAAACAACGCCGTAGATCTGAATCCGGAAAAGAAGACTCCTCATTTTCTTCTGACAGCGGACGTTCCCAAGTTAAGGTAAAACGCCTTAAGTCACGCGATGAAGACGAAGCGAACTAA
- a CDS encoding glycosyltransferase family 9 protein — MTSAIPKKILIMLPRQLGDVLLATPLASVLKQKYPTAQIDWWAHPMAKEILSGNPHISTVHYLPVWRKKEFKNVFFIKKFWHWLLYLWSEIYLFFYIRSQKYNIIIDAINYPRSSFQTLFTGAKIRISFKCNSIRDKTYTHLVQREKLDTGYLGYTRLYLLEPLGIYMDKINLEEVKIDLPIEDMNKVKPSKWIEEQLSQLHVQNYIVMSPTSRYLVRCWPISSYTDLALQLAQKYNVATVWSRAPGEEEYILKVHHSFKEKLKQNSLSENMSLLPPLMSIREIAYLTNKSLGCIANSNGMSHIAVASGAKMIQLHGPTQPINWCPPNKLKYISLQRDVGCVGCSSNFCKLAQRECLDELRVSVVFKAIEELFFQKF; from the coding sequence GTGACATCCGCTATTCCAAAAAAAATTCTTATTATGCTTCCAAGACAGCTTGGTGATGTTTTGCTTGCAACCCCTCTTGCTTCTGTTTTAAAACAAAAATATCCTACGGCTCAAATTGACTGGTGGGCTCATCCCATGGCTAAAGAAATATTGAGTGGAAATCCTCATATAAGCACAGTTCATTATCTGCCGGTATGGCGTAAAAAAGAATTCAAAAATGTTTTTTTTATAAAAAAGTTTTGGCATTGGTTACTTTATTTGTGGTCTGAAATTTATTTGTTTTTTTATATTAGATCACAAAAATATAATATAATAATTGATGCCATTAATTATCCACGTTCTAGTTTTCAAACTTTATTTACAGGTGCAAAAATTAGAATTTCTTTTAAATGTAATTCTATCCGAGATAAAACTTATACTCATCTTGTTCAACGTGAAAAATTAGATACCGGTTACCTTGGATATACAAGATTATATCTATTAGAACCACTTGGTATTTATATGGATAAAATAAATTTAGAAGAAGTTAAAATTGATCTTCCCATTGAAGATATGAATAAAGTAAAGCCTTCAAAATGGATAGAAGAGCAATTATCTCAATTACATGTTCAAAATTATATTGTTATGAGCCCTACATCTCGTTATCTTGTCAGATGTTGGCCTATCTCTAGTTATACGGATTTAGCTTTGCAATTAGCCCAAAAATACAATGTTGCTACTGTCTGGTCCAGGGCGCCAGGAGAAGAAGAGTATATATTAAAAGTTCATCATAGTTTTAAAGAAAAACTGAAACAAAACTCATTAAGTGAAAACATGAGTCTACTCCCACCTCTTATGTCTATTCGAGAGATTGCTTATTTAACAAATAAATCATTAGGTTGTATAGCAAATTCAAACGGTATGAGTCACATTGCTGTGGCTTCTGGGGCTAAAATGATTCAGCTTCATGGCCCTACACAACCTATAAATTGGTGTCCACCAAATAAACTTAAATATATTTCTTTGCAAAGAGATGTGGGTTGTGTTGGTTGCTCAAGTAATTTTTGCAAGTTAGCACAAAGAGAATGTTTAGATGAATTGCGTGTGAGTGTTGTTTTTAAAGCGATTGAAGAGTTATTTTTTCAAAAGTTTTAA
- a CDS encoding ribonuclease domain-containing protein: MSILNKKTSIAISAIFIHSFAFADGSFLFCSNENSKWHWATNPIAPSGNTPYFWLEGNLKLINAPISLHSALSLDTNDLLNYRIKRDTSVENKTNINSQVQSISLLELDINAFFNNFNLEMDESYDWEKLENWESWDTYSNETLSRKKRASITEHNNQNSIQVNKIPSRSGLSACSALVNYCVNTFGKSFRFVGAAGNALASTDWGYVVADNLICPNWDYPEGLVTTSQLTVGNLVQEIAVDLITSGPIKGAAKGGNVPNSLASRPNSLAFSNNGGTGRKVSYSDLFKKPSSGIEGKVVQIERINTNPNTPSNEGAISPIDPFGTRLNEITRSASELNMNTSGSERRPSQIADHLVSSSNQNTEGMGARKSSYADMAKAASAERLNETTNSFQRAGSLRIEMYKIGGNSKPKVPSRAYSHSDLIDFNKAKRFYNNEGRIKDLSPNSELYEIDIPLVEELVRVRDAKRVIVDRITGKRWYSPDHYDNFVDMNNPIDPVKLAEKNKIFLKSKL; the protein is encoded by the coding sequence ATGTCAATTTTGAATAAAAAAACTTCAATTGCAATTTCAGCAATATTCATTCATTCTTTTGCATTTGCTGATGGCTCATTTTTATTTTGTTCAAATGAAAATTCCAAATGGCATTGGGCAACAAACCCAATCGCTCCTAGTGGTAATACTCCTTACTTTTGGCTAGAAGGTAATTTAAAATTAATAAATGCTCCTATTTCTCTACATAGCGCATTGAGTTTAGACACAAATGATCTTCTTAATTATCGTATAAAAAGAGATACTTCAGTTGAAAATAAGACAAATATCAATTCACAAGTTCAATCAATCTCACTTTTAGAATTAGATATTAATGCTTTTTTTAATAATTTTAATTTAGAAATGGACGAATCATACGATTGGGAGAAACTTGAAAATTGGGAATCTTGGGATACATATTCAAATGAAACTTTAAGTCGCAAAAAAAGAGCTAGTATTACTGAGCACAATAATCAAAATTCAATACAAGTAAATAAAATTCCTTCAAGAAGTGGATTAAGTGCTTGTAGTGCTCTTGTAAATTATTGTGTAAATACCTTTGGAAAATCATTCCGCTTTGTTGGAGCAGCTGGGAACGCTTTAGCAAGTACGGATTGGGGTTATGTTGTTGCAGACAACCTAATATGCCCTAACTGGGACTATCCAGAAGGGTTAGTAACAACTTCTCAATTAACAGTGGGAAATCTAGTACAAGAAATAGCAGTAGATTTAATAACATCTGGACCAATAAAAGGTGCAGCAAAAGGAGGAAATGTACCAAATTCTCTTGCTTCAAGGCCAAATTCACTTGCATTTTCCAATAATGGTGGCACAGGAAGAAAAGTATCCTATTCAGATTTGTTTAAAAAACCTTCAAGTGGGATAGAAGGAAAAGTTGTTCAAATTGAAAGAATAAATACAAATCCAAACACTCCTTCAAATGAAGGAGCTATATCTCCTATAGATCCGTTTGGAACCAGATTAAATGAAATCACACGTTCTGCTAGTGAATTAAATATGAATACCTCTGGATCTGAAAGAAGGCCATCACAAATAGCTGATCATTTAGTTTCATCTAGCAACCAAAATACGGAAGGAATGGGTGCACGTAAATCATCTTATGCGGATATGGCTAAAGCTGCTTCAGCGGAACGACTTAATGAAACCACGAACTCATTCCAAAGAGCTGGTAGCTTGCGAATTGAAATGTATAAAATAGGAGGGAACTCAAAACCAAAAGTACCTTCAAGAGCTTATAGCCATTCAGATCTTATTGATTTTAATAAAGCAAAAAGATTTTATAATAATGAAGGACGCATCAAAGATTTATCACCAAATTCTGAGCTTTATGAAATAGATATTCCATTAGTAGAAGAATTAGTTAGAGTCAGAGATGCAAAACGTGTTATTGTAGATAGAATAACAGGAAAGCGTTGGTATTCACCTGACCATTATGATAATTTTGTTGATATGAATAATCCAATTGACCCAGTGAAATTAGCTGAAAAAAATAAAATTTTCTTAAAATCAAAATTATAA
- a CDS encoding peptidylprolyl isomerase translates to MIILLMKTNYGDISIELNDEKAPMTAANFVNYVTSKHFDGSIFHRVIPGFMIQGGGFDSSMKEKSTNRPIENEAKNGLSNDRGTLAMARTNDPHSATAQFFINLTNNDFLNNRGDQWGYAVFGKVTQGMETVDAIAKVKTGNSGFHRDVPVTPVIIESVSVVELN, encoded by the coding sequence ATGATTATCTTATTAATGAAAACAAATTATGGCGATATTTCTATTGAACTTAATGACGAAAAAGCGCCAATGACTGCTGCTAATTTTGTTAATTATGTTACATCAAAACATTTTGATGGCTCAATTTTTCACCGTGTTATTCCTGGATTTATGATTCAAGGTGGTGGTTTTGATTCCAGTATGAAAGAAAAATCAACAAATAGACCAATAGAAAATGAAGCAAAAAATGGATTAAGCAATGACCGTGGTACACTTGCTATGGCTCGCACAAATGATCCACATTCTGCTACAGCTCAATTTTTTATTAACTTAACAAACAATGACTTTCTAAATAATCGTGGTGACCAATGGGGTTATGCTGTTTTTGGAAAAGTAACTCAAGGTATGGAAACTGTTGATGCCATTGCTAAAGTAAAAACTGGCAACAGTGGTTTTCATAGAGATGTTCCAGTTACTCCTGTAATTATAGAATCTGTTTCAGTAGTTGAATTAAATTAA
- a CDS encoding tetratricopeptide repeat protein translates to MADAKSEHLRVVVIDDQLNMRKALYRIFDKTGRYEVEDFGNAKEAIAWLKTHGVDIVITDIYMPLGDGFEVLAYIRGRAMQNDIPVLFISGEATKEDIVRSVDLGVSDYILKPFEPHDIVQKAEVIIEKYRNPPENIKKLRNAESLFFNEKYAEAKAEFEKIHAQNKPTARSLIGLAQTEAKLGNISEAMVHVNQAIENNSMYYPAYSAGADILISNKKRTEAIPFLAKELKINGKQIHRRMVLADIYIENSKTPGYYDKALEQMKLALQDDPTDETLLLRFAEIMWGSGNKEKAIHYCMKARRQNPESTKSLMQLANMYIQDGHPIKAINLFSDILNKNANQFDVYLCRAKVFEKMNENEKAIADLSKIPKTIVDLRLEVLKSKGRVYAKMGKIPDAIAACEEVANMEPTADNLARVGLLFIRLKNYRSALGWYEQSTLMDPDHSKYVYNLGCCYEALKDKKKAIECYERSLYLDPNGKETIVALSRIKGTPVPKAKAPVKSMPPKAS, encoded by the coding sequence ATGGCTGATGCAAAATCAGAACATCTTCGGGTTGTCGTTATAGATGATCAATTAAATATGCGTAAAGCTCTTTACCGGATTTTTGATAAAACGGGACGTTATGAAGTAGAAGATTTTGGAAATGCAAAAGAAGCCATAGCTTGGTTAAAAACACATGGTGTTGATATTGTAATAACAGATATTTATATGCCATTAGGGGATGGGTTTGAAGTATTAGCTTATATCCGTGGCCGTGCCATGCAAAATGATATTCCTGTCTTATTTATATCTGGGGAAGCAACAAAAGAAGATATTGTTAGAAGTGTTGATCTGGGAGTGAGTGATTATATTTTAAAGCCATTTGAGCCACATGATATTGTTCAAAAAGCTGAGGTAATTATTGAAAAATATAGAAATCCTCCCGAAAATATCAAAAAATTGAGAAATGCAGAATCTTTATTTTTTAATGAAAAATATGCGGAAGCAAAAGCTGAATTCGAAAAAATACACGCTCAAAATAAACCAACAGCACGTTCATTAATTGGATTAGCCCAAACGGAAGCCAAACTTGGCAATATTTCAGAAGCAATGGTGCATGTGAATCAAGCAATAGAAAATAATAGTATGTACTATCCTGCCTATTCTGCAGGAGCAGATATTTTAATCTCAAATAAAAAACGCACCGAAGCGATCCCATTTTTAGCAAAAGAATTAAAAATTAATGGTAAACAAATTCATAGAAGAATGGTTTTAGCAGATATATATATAGAAAATTCAAAAACGCCTGGATATTATGATAAAGCTTTAGAGCAAATGAAATTAGCTTTGCAAGATGATCCAACAGATGAAACTCTTTTGTTACGTTTTGCTGAAATCATGTGGGGGTCAGGTAATAAAGAAAAGGCCATTCATTATTGCATGAAAGCAAGACGGCAAAACCCAGAAAGTACAAAATCATTAATGCAACTTGCAAATATGTATATTCAAGATGGTCACCCTATTAAAGCAATAAATTTATTTTCTGATATTTTAAATAAAAATGCGAATCAATTTGATGTTTACTTATGTCGGGCTAAGGTTTTTGAAAAAATGAATGAAAATGAGAAAGCTATAGCTGATTTAAGTAAAATACCTAAAACAATAGTTGATTTGAGACTTGAAGTATTAAAATCGAAGGGGCGTGTTTATGCAAAAATGGGTAAAATCCCTGATGCAATTGCGGCGTGCGAAGAAGTAGCAAATATGGAGCCTACTGCAGATAACTTAGCTCGTGTTGGTTTATTGTTTATTAGATTAAAAAACTACCGAAGCGCTTTAGGGTGGTACGAACAATCTACTTTAATGGATCCAGATCATTCAAAGTATGTTTATAATTTAGGTTGTTGCTATGAGGCGTTAAAAGATAAAAAGAAAGCAATTGAATGTTACGAGCGTTCATTGTATTTAGACCCTAATGGTAAGGAAACTATAGTTGCGTTATCAAGAATTAAAGGAACTCCGGTACCAAAAGCAAAAGCTCCTGTGAAATCTATGCCCCCAAAAGCAAGTTAG